CTCAACGAAGTCGTTCCCAAACTCATTACCCATTTTCGTAAACATCAATAAAATCGGACGAAAAGACTGAAAGATAAAGGAAAGATCATGGCAAATTTTTATTTGGATAATGCGGATATTCAATTTCTCATGAAGCATCTTGACCTGGAAGAAGTGATTCGACTCATTGAAAATGACTTCCGGGAAAAAGATGAATTTGATGAGGCCCCTCGAAATGTCGAGGAAGCAAAAGAAAATTACCACCTCGTCCTGTCCAATCTGGGCGAGATGTGCGCAGAAAAAATCGCTCCCGAAGCCCCTGCTGCAGACGAAGAAGGTGCAAAATTCTGGGAAGGAAATGTGTTTTACTCCATTCCCACGCAAAAAGCGATGAAATTGCTCAGAGATGCGGAATTGATGGGATTCACTCTGCCGCGAAAATACAGCGGATTAAATTTCCCTGTGACTATTTATTCCATCGCCATCGAATTAGTCTCGCAGGCTGAAGCCGGATTGCAAAATATTTTTGGTTTGCAGGAAATTGCAGCCACGATTAATGAATTTGCAGACGAAGAAATCAAGGCAAAATATCTGCCTTTGTTTGCCTCAGGGAAAGTCACCGGCGCCATGGTACTCACCGAGCCGGAAGCAGGTTCTGATTTGCAGGCTGTGCAACTGAAAGCGACTTTTGATGAAAAAGAAAATTGCTGGCGGCTGAAAGGAAACAAACGTTTTATCACAAACGGCAATGCCGATGTAGCGCTGATTCTGGCGCGATCTGAGCCCGGTACTTCCGACGGACGCGGATTGTCCATGTTTTTATATGAGCGTGACGAGACTGTGGTCGTCCGGCGTATTGAAAATAAATTGGGCATTCACACTTCTCCGACTTGCGAACTGCAATTTAATGACACCAAAGCAATTTTGATCGGAAAGCGCCGCATGGGACTGATCCGTTACGTGATGGCTCTGATGAACGGCGCCAGACTGGGAATCGCCTGTCAGGGTCTCGGAATCGCTCAGGCTGCTTACAACGAGGCTCTGAAATATGCCGAGGACAGAGAACAATTCAAGAAAAAAATTATCGACATGCCGCCGGTTTTCGACATGCTGGCAAATATGAAGATGAAGATTGAGGCCGCGCGCGTGCTCACCTACGAAACGTCAATCATTGTGGATAAAAAGAAATTGCTGGAACACAAAATTGCGCATAGCGAGCAAAGAAATCCGGAAGACAAAAAGAAGCTCAAATATTACGACGCGTTGGCAGCCACTCTGACGCCCATGGCAAAATATTACGCTTCGGAAATTGCCAATGAAGTGGCGGACGATGCGATTCAGATTCACGGCGGCACTGGTTACATGAAAGAATTCAACGTGGAGCGCCATTATCGGGATGCGCGAATCACCAATATTTACGAAGGCACATCTCAATTGCAGGTTGTCGCAGCCATCGGCGGCGTGCTGACACGCGCGTTGGAACCGGAGTTTGAACATTTGATGAATTTAATCGCGGATTCCGAACAGAAAGTGCATTTGAAAACGCTGAAAAAATGCCACGAGCGATTGAATCAAGCCATTGACTATCTGAAAGAAAAAGATGACTCTGAATATCTTTCATTTTACGCCAGACAGGCAGTGGACATGGCGATGGAACTTTACATTGCGCTTCAGTTGCTTTATTACGCGCGAT
This genomic stretch from Calditrichota bacterium harbors:
- a CDS encoding acyl-CoA dehydrogenase produces the protein MANFYLDNADIQFLMKHLDLEEVIRLIENDFREKDEFDEAPRNVEEAKENYHLVLSNLGEMCAEKIAPEAPAADEEGAKFWEGNVFYSIPTQKAMKLLRDAELMGFTLPRKYSGLNFPVTIYSIAIELVSQAEAGLQNIFGLQEIAATINEFADEEIKAKYLPLFASGKVTGAMVLTEPEAGSDLQAVQLKATFDEKENCWRLKGNKRFITNGNADVALILARSEPGTSDGRGLSMFLYERDETVVVRRIENKLGIHTSPTCELQFNDTKAILIGKRRMGLIRYVMALMNGARLGIACQGLGIAQAAYNEALKYAEDREQFKKKIIDMPPVFDMLANMKMKIEAARVLTYETSIIVDKKKLLEHKIAHSEQRNPEDKKKLKYYDALAATLTPMAKYYASEIANEVADDAIQIHGGTGYMKEFNVERHYRDARITNIYEGTSQLQVVAAIGGVLTRALEPEFEHLMNLIADSEQKVHLKTLKKCHERLNQAIDYLKEKDDSEYLSFYARQAVDMAMELYIALQLLYYAR